CACCGCAGGAGGTTGACCCTATGACCCAACCCGATCCGGTTCTGGCCCCCGGTCTTATTACCCGGCAGGTCGGTCCTGACAATCTGGAAACTCCATTTTCTGCCCTGAGCGGTGAACTCACTTCTCCGGGCGCTCATTATGTCCGCAGTCATTTTCCGGTGCCGGTCCTGGACGCCGAAACTTTTACCCTGAGTGTCGCCGGGCGGGTGGCTCATCCCTTGCAGCTGTCGCTGGGGGACCTGCAGGCTATGCCGGCCCAGACCCGCCGCATCACGATGGAATGTGCGGGCAACAACCGCGTTTATCTGCCCCAGAAAGCCAGGGGTGTGCAGTGGGAACTGGGCGGCGTCAGCACCGCCGACTGGACTGGCGTGTCCCTGGCGGCGGTGCTGGAACGCGCGGGTGTGCAGCCGGGTGCCCTGGAAGTCGTTTTGCAGGGTGCGGACCGGGGCGAAATGACCGATCCGCTGCCCAGCGGCGGCGAAATTCACTATGCCCGCAGCCTTCCGCTCACGCTGGACCTGGAAGACGTGCTGCTGGCCTACGAGATGAACGGCGCGGCGCTGCCCCCGCAGCACGGCTACCCACTGCGTGCCATCGTGCCCGGTTGGTACGGTATGGCCGCCGTGAAGTGGCTGAACCGCCTGGAAGTGATTGACCGGCCCTACGGCGGTTACTTTCAGACGGTGGATTACGCCCGCTGGGAAGGACGCGGCGACCTGCCCCCAGAACGTGTACCGCTCTCGGCCATGCACCTCAAGGCCCAGATCGCCCGCCCGGCTCCGCGTGAAGTGGTGTCACTGGGGCGGCCCTACCGCGTGACTGGGGCGGCCTGGTGTGGTCAGGGGACGCCACAGACCGTAGAAGTCAGCATAGATGGCGGCCAGACCTGGCAGCCGGGCCGCTGGACCACGCCTGCCCAGACCGCCGTCTGGCGGCTGTGGGAACTGGACTGGACGCCGGAGCAGGCTGGCCCACACGAGCTACTGGCCCGCGCTGTCAGCTCAGAAGGCGAGATGCAGCCCGCCCACCATGATCCGGGACGTGGCAGCTACGAAATTACCCATCCCATCGCCATCTCCATAGTTGTCAGCGGTGCCGATGCCGCGCAGGAGAATCCATGACCCAAGCACACACCGAACGTAAAATCCCCGACTCCGAACTGGCCAGCCTGGCCGCCGAGTTGCAACAGGCCGAAGACAGCGGCGTGCAGATCGCCCCCTTTTCCGAGCGCTTCCCCGGCATGGTCCTGGCCGATGCCTACGCGGTGCAGCGGGCCTGGGTAGACCGCAAGGTCGCTGACGGCGCAGTGATTCGCGGGCACAAGATCGGTCTGACTTCGCGGGCCATGCAGCTCAGCTCGCAGATTGACGAACCCGACTACGGCACGCTGACCGATGACATGTTCTTTGATCCCAACGGGGATATTCCGCTCTCACGCTTCGTGGCGCCCAAGATTGAAGTGGAGCTGGCG
This sequence is a window from Deinococcus radiophilus. Protein-coding genes within it:
- a CDS encoding sulfite oxidase, whose protein sequence is MTQPDPVLAPGLITRQVGPDNLETPFSALSGELTSPGAHYVRSHFPVPVLDAETFTLSVAGRVAHPLQLSLGDLQAMPAQTRRITMECAGNNRVYLPQKARGVQWELGGVSTADWTGVSLAAVLERAGVQPGALEVVLQGADRGEMTDPLPSGGEIHYARSLPLTLDLEDVLLAYEMNGAALPPQHGYPLRAIVPGWYGMAAVKWLNRLEVIDRPYGGYFQTVDYARWEGRGDLPPERVPLSAMHLKAQIARPAPREVVSLGRPYRVTGAAWCGQGTPQTVEVSIDGGQTWQPGRWTTPAQTAVWRLWELDWTPEQAGPHELLARAVSSEGEMQPAHHDPGRGSYEITHPIAISIVVSGADAAQENP